A window of Pseudodesulfovibrio hydrargyri contains these coding sequences:
- a CDS encoding FG-GAP repeat domain-containing protein, with protein sequence MARRPVITVLIALAAALLLAVPAMAQGAKTYAVLPFVYNGPQKYEYFSKAVQASLENDLEWIGHAEPSTKSLQSVGVPNDKGAALTALNSLGVDYIMYGEISILGSKAHMRIDAVSADGKAWQKKGEVGIDEMTSWLDSQAKLLQGDVFNRPGYGTVEEEKVSQNTVQAAAPTESPFLSSDGQPLQATLNPQFRYEGGTETTGRWRSQTLPYYSFGMYVADGDGDGRNEIFILRESAISAFRFKEGKLQHLDTFELPPNVMSVRIEIADLNRDGFPEIIIGGYRFQRQGAVRAPRGEPQSCVLSFEGGRFKYVVQKATKFLGVLRIPPAYMPILVAQNKGQRDLFDNHVYEAFIKGDQVEFGQTIPVPPFGTVYNLTYLPDGLGYKCVVIGNKHKLVVYSQSFERLYESDATYNSSGVVIEAADKMVGMGGGVTEEHGVTYNIPIRGITAPLTSKSRYEMLLNRDLSATAQVFQNYKYYTQGEIHSMVYDQVGMNLAWKTRRIKGQVSDIALADLNNDGHKQLCVLVNTFAGYGYGNRKTLILAYDLNM encoded by the coding sequence ATGGCAAGAAGACCCGTCATCACCGTCTTGATCGCCCTGGCGGCGGCCCTGCTCCTGGCCGTCCCGGCCATGGCCCAGGGAGCCAAGACCTATGCGGTCCTCCCGTTCGTCTACAACGGGCCCCAGAAATACGAATACTTTTCCAAGGCCGTCCAGGCCAGCCTGGAGAACGACCTGGAATGGATCGGCCACGCCGAGCCCAGCACCAAGAGCCTGCAGTCCGTGGGCGTGCCCAATGACAAGGGCGCGGCCCTGACCGCCCTGAACAGCCTGGGCGTGGATTACATCATGTACGGCGAGATCTCCATCCTCGGCAGCAAGGCGCACATGCGCATCGACGCGGTCTCGGCCGACGGCAAGGCCTGGCAGAAAAAGGGCGAGGTGGGCATCGACGAAATGACCAGCTGGCTCGATTCCCAGGCCAAGCTCCTGCAGGGCGACGTGTTCAACCGTCCGGGTTACGGCACGGTCGAGGAGGAGAAGGTCTCGCAGAACACGGTCCAGGCCGCGGCCCCGACGGAAAGCCCGTTCCTCTCCAGCGACGGCCAGCCCCTGCAGGCGACCCTGAACCCGCAGTTCCGCTATGAAGGCGGCACCGAGACCACCGGCCGCTGGAGAAGCCAGACCCTGCCCTACTACTCCTTCGGCATGTACGTCGCCGATGGTGACGGCGACGGCCGCAACGAAATCTTCATCCTCCGGGAATCGGCCATTTCCGCCTTCCGATTCAAGGAAGGCAAGCTCCAGCACCTGGACACCTTCGAGCTCCCGCCCAACGTCATGAGCGTCCGCATCGAGATCGCCGACCTGAACCGCGACGGTTTCCCGGAAATCATCATCGGCGGCTACCGGTTCCAGAGACAGGGCGCGGTCCGCGCCCCCCGGGGCGAGCCGCAATCCTGCGTCCTCTCCTTCGAGGGCGGCAGATTCAAGTACGTGGTCCAGAAGGCGACCAAATTCCTCGGCGTCCTGCGTATCCCGCCGGCCTACATGCCCATCCTGGTGGCCCAGAACAAGGGCCAGCGCGATCTCTTCGACAACCACGTCTATGAGGCCTTCATCAAGGGCGACCAGGTCGAGTTCGGCCAGACCATTCCGGTGCCGCCCTTCGGCACCGTCTACAACCTGACCTATCTGCCCGACGGCCTGGGCTACAAGTGCGTGGTCATCGGCAACAAGCACAAACTGGTGGTCTACAGCCAGAGCTTCGAACGGCTCTACGAGAGCGACGCGACCTACAACAGCTCCGGCGTGGTCATCGAGGCCGCCGACAAGATGGTCGGCATGGGCGGCGGGGTCACCGAGGAGCACGGCGTGACCTACAACATTCCCATCCGGGGCATCACCGCGCCGCTGACGTCGAAAAGCCGCTACGAGATGCTGCTCAACCGAGATCTGTCGGCCACGGCCCAGGTGTTCCAGAACTACAAATACTACACCCAGGGCGAAATCCACTCGATGGTCTACGACCAGGTGGGCATGAACCTGGCCTGGAAGACCCGGCGCATCAAAGGGCAGGTCTCGGACATTGCCCTGGCCGACCTGAACAACGACGGCCACAAGCAGCTGTGCGTGCTGGTCAACACCTTCGCGGGCTACGGCTACGGCAACCGCAAGACCCTGATCCTGGCCTACGACCTGAACATGTAA
- a CDS encoding RsmB/NOP family class I SAM-dependent RNA methyltransferase, with the protein MTQFGRTFRLVCDEPAVLVVEGLLRAQGFDFGPEPFYGFARRLIHEPFPLGESLAARFGLIYIQDRSSMLPPLALDPPAGADVLDMCSAPGSKTSLLSRLVGPQGFVFASEPSADRLGTLRANLRRTGSANAATAKAMAQDLPFADGTWGHIQLDPPCSGWGTVDKNPKVMEVWSGSKTAPLVALQKTLLARAAAMLRPGGTVLYSTCTTNIEENEEQVAWALETLDLDLEPLAEPEGFVFESPHMAGMDGVLRVAEDSDGQGFFLARFVKRGGGSASLGEGAQNADLPGNRLDLAGMVGGDLLDLNRLPPGEVYDFGGKAFFLHQRALDLVPHGLRWQGFPLGKAAGKGDRAKFTPAPLARVLLPEDPSRAACDVLDVDDTTLLERLFTGQSVPFGQGRGSVGLYYRGLPVGWLARKGGRLLWSAK; encoded by the coding sequence ATGACCCAATTCGGACGCACCTTCAGGCTGGTCTGCGACGAACCGGCCGTTTTGGTGGTGGAAGGGCTGCTTCGCGCGCAGGGATTCGATTTCGGACCCGAGCCGTTCTATGGTTTTGCCCGCAGACTGATTCATGAGCCGTTTCCCCTCGGTGAAAGCCTGGCCGCCCGGTTCGGCCTGATCTACATCCAGGACCGCTCCTCCATGCTGCCGCCGCTGGCCCTCGACCCTCCGGCCGGGGCCGACGTCCTGGACATGTGTTCCGCGCCGGGCAGCAAGACGAGCCTGCTCTCCCGCCTGGTGGGGCCGCAGGGGTTCGTGTTCGCGTCCGAGCCCTCGGCCGACCGGCTGGGCACCCTGCGCGCCAACCTGCGCCGCACCGGCTCGGCCAACGCGGCCACGGCCAAGGCTATGGCCCAGGACCTGCCCTTTGCGGACGGGACCTGGGGCCACATCCAGCTGGACCCGCCGTGCAGCGGCTGGGGCACCGTGGACAAGAACCCCAAGGTCATGGAGGTCTGGTCCGGGTCCAAGACCGCCCCGCTGGTCGCCTTGCAAAAGACGCTCCTGGCCAGGGCGGCGGCCATGCTCAGGCCCGGCGGAACGGTCCTGTACTCCACCTGCACCACCAACATCGAGGAGAACGAGGAGCAGGTGGCCTGGGCCCTGGAGACCCTCGACCTCGATCTGGAGCCCCTTGCCGAGCCCGAGGGGTTCGTCTTCGAGTCCCCGCACATGGCGGGCATGGACGGGGTCCTGCGCGTGGCCGAGGACTCGGACGGCCAGGGGTTCTTCCTGGCGCGGTTCGTGAAAAGGGGCGGCGGGAGCGCAAGCTTGGGCGAGGGCGCGCAAAATGCGGACCTGCCGGGCAACCGGCTGGACCTGGCCGGGATGGTCGGCGGCGACCTGCTCGACCTGAACCGGCTGCCCCCGGGCGAGGTCTACGACTTCGGCGGCAAGGCGTTCTTTCTCCACCAGAGGGCCCTGGACCTGGTGCCCCATGGCCTGCGTTGGCAGGGCTTCCCTCTGGGCAAGGCGGCGGGCAAGGGCGACCGCGCCAAGTTCACCCCCGCGCCCCTGGCCCGGGTCCTGCTTCCCGAGGACCCGTCCCGGGCGGCCTGCGACGTGCTCGACGTGGACGACACTACGCTCCTGGAGCGGTTGTTCACCGGCCAGAGCGTGCCGTTTGGGCAGGGCA